ACTGATTGCCCTTGCATCAATCCAACTCACAAATAcaaattatgaatattttccTCTAATCTAACAACCTTCTgatttgcctgactaagacctgcaagataaccatagctttcttcaaaccacaatccttgtgggatcgaccctgactcgctcaagtattacttggacgatccagtacACTTGATGGTACAGCTGTACGAAAGTATGGGGATTCGTGCGCTACTATGCTAATTGTTATACTTGTTACTTGCATTACTTGTACTCTAATTATATTTGCCTTTGTTTATCTGTTTGTCTGTGTGGTTTCATCAAAGATGGAGGACTGGAGGAAAGGCAGAGGATTTGTGGATTTTGATTAGGTTTTGACCAAGTTTAGAACCTTAGAGAGCTACCCCTGTTTATGGTGTTTGTTTTTGTTCCTTAAGTTTTATAATCTGAGTATCggtgttctaggattgcctctggctttcccggggccttatttattatatatgtagGCACCTTAACTATATTGAGAACCTCTGTTTCTCATCCCATACAATATtattgtttttcagatgcaagcACCACTCTGTATTCTGGAAACTCTGATGAAGCGAAGAACTCTTGGGACTCAGGGGcgtattttatttatatttatatatgtatatatattctccacctcttattttatgtttgtccCTCATAGAGGTTGACTTAGAGAAACAGGTTGTCATTTTTCTACTTTGGATCATTTTGGAATTCtcgtgtatatatatgtatatatgtttatatgcTCTATCCAATTTTAAATTCGCGAGCCGGGTTAGGAGCCTTGCTATCTGTATCTTGAAACTCTCTTATCATACTTCATTATGTTAACGCTTACATGAGTGATGCGCTGTTCTACTTACGCTTTGTTTTAAACCTTCTTTAAAAAGGCTCCTAGatataaatctttttttaactatattatatatataattttacttttagaggtcgtaatacgtCACCAACtctgttttatgacttaagcataagactctgtgtggtagggtgttgcATTGGACACTCAACTAAAAGagagcctgaactcttgggacaagGTGGTCAATGGATTTCTGACCATGTTCTTCCTACCtcagaagctgactaagctaatagtggatgttcagactTACAGGCAGAAAGATGGagagtccctctatgaagcctaggagagatacaagcagatgatcAGGAAGTGTCCCCCGgatatattttcagaatggaccaggCTATAAATTTTCTATGATGGCCTCTCTGAGAAGGCTAAAATGTCTCTGGAAAACTCCGCATGAGGTTCCTTACACATGAAGAAGACGCCTGAAGAGGCTAATGAGCTCTTTGAGATGGTAGCTAACCAATATCTCTACTCTTCTTAAAGGAACCCAATGGCTCCTGTGAAGAAAGGAGTTATGGAGGTAGACAACTTAGATGtcattctagctcagaacaagaacATGTCACAGCAgatcaatatgatttctcaacaCTTGAGTGGGATGCAAGTCTTAGCTATTAGTACTCAAGATGCATCTAATGACATGAGTGGAGGCTTCAACCATGGGGAGCATTATGGTTATGCTCAACCCACTCCTGAGCAAGTCAATTACATGGAAAATTCCTCCAAAAATTCCAATAATGATCCCTGTTCAAATACATTCAATCAGGGATAGAGGAATCATCCTAACCTTGGGTGGAAAGTGCAATCCCAAAGTTCTCAATAGAATTTCAACAACAACTCTCAGGGTGGTTTCAATCAGAACAAATTCCATAATTTCAACAACCGCCAATTTCAGACTTCTCAACAGTAGCAGGCGTCTGCTCAGCCCCAAAATACTCCTGACTTGGCCACTCTAGTCACATAACTTTCCAAGATCACTCATAGCTTTATGCAGGAGACTAAAGCTTCCATTCAGAACTTGGAGGTACAAGTGAGTCAACTAAGCAAGAGAATACCTAAGAGACTCCCTAACATTCTTCTTGGTGACACAGATGTAAACCCAATAGAAGAGTGTAAGGCCCTCATAATGGATAATGAATCCATACTGAAAAAGGAAGTGCAAGCTACTAAGGGGTCAAAGGAGAAAGAAGCTTCAAGAAAAGCTGAGCTTACATTGTCACATGTCCCACGCACGTAGGGAGCCTATTCAAGAGCCTGAAGCACCACAACCTCAGAAGCTccaaaaggagaccaaggacgAGCAGTTCTCTCAGTTTTTGGAAATCTTTAAAAACTACtaatcaatattccttttgttTGAGATTTTGGAGAAAATGCCTCCCTATGTGGCACTCATGAAAGGCCTACTCTCTAAGAAGAAAGTCTTAAAGGGAGATGAAACAGTAGTGCTGACCAAGGAGTACAGTGGACTCATTCAAAGCATGCTACCAAAGAAGATGCTAGATCCTGGAGCTTCCAGATTCCTTGTACTATTGGAAACATCACTTTTGACAAAGTTTTTGTGATCTTGGCTCAAGTATCAATTTGATGCCATTGTTTGTGATGCGGAAGCTGCAAATTCAAGAGGCACAGCCTATAAGGATAGCATTGGAGATGGCTGATAAATCTCTAAAGCAGGCGCATAGGCTATTAGAAAATGTCATAGTCAAGGTTAGAGAGCTCTTCCTCTCTGCAGACTTTGTGATACTTGACATGGGAGAGGATGCAAATGACTTCCTCATACTAAGAATGCCATTCTTAGCCACTGGGAGAAATCTGATAGATGTTGAGAGAGGAGAGTTGGTTCTGCGGCTACGTGAGGATTACTTGGTGTTCAAGGTTTTTAAACCTTCACCAATCTCTGGAGTAGGAGGTATTCGCATGCAGAGCTCATTGCTTAAGCCCCCTTGGTGGAGACCCATACAGTACCccctgacatcaaacctaaatttggtgttgggtATTCACTACCTAATAAGGATGGAGGATGTCCCAAGAAGAAGGTACCAAAG
Above is a genomic segment from Arachis stenosperma cultivar V10309 chromosome 1, arast.V10309.gnm1.PFL2, whole genome shotgun sequence containing:
- the LOC130979685 gene encoding uncharacterized protein LOC130979685, encoding MRKLQIQEAQPIRIALEMADKSLKQAHRLLENVIVKVRELFLSADFVILDMGEDANDFLILRMPFLATGRNLIDVERGELVLRLREDYLVFKVFKPSPISGVGAPKTGESSSRKRKEKAPASSPYYFIRFFSKTHEDHFHEIVSKKKVIPEVCFDLKPNEYPEI